One segment of Salvelinus alpinus chromosome 1, SLU_Salpinus.1, whole genome shotgun sequence DNA contains the following:
- the LOC139581451 gene encoding thyroid hormone receptor alpha isoform X2 produces the protein MHILQPYCINRWPDGPKRKRKNSTCSVKSMSALSLSVQGYIPSYLEKDEPCVVCGDKATGYHYRCITCEGCKGFFRRTIQKNLHPAYSCKYDGCCIIDKITRNQCQLCRFRKCIAVGMAMDLVLDDSKRVAKRRLIEENREKRKKDEIVKTLQTRPEPDSSEWELIHHVTEAHRHTNAQGSHWKQKRKFLPEDIGQSPVAPTPDGDKVDLEAFSEFTKIITPAITRVVDFAKKLPMFSELPCEDQIILLKGCCMEIMSLRAAVRYDPESETLTLSGEMAVKREQLKNGGLGVVSDAIFDLGKSLAQFNLDDSEVALLQAVLLMSSDRSGLTSVDKIEKCQETYLLAFEHYINHRKHNIPHFWPKLLMKVTDLRMIGACHASRFLHMKVECPNELFPPLFLEVFEDQEV, from the exons cACTGAGCCTCTCTGTCCAAGGATACATCCCCAGCTACTTGGAGAAGGATGAGCCGTGTGTGGTATGTGGAGACAAGGCCACCGGCTACCATTACCGCTGCATCACCTGCGAGGGCTGCAAG GGTTTCTTCAGGCGCACTATCCAGAAGAACCTTCACCCGGCTTACTCCTGTAAGTACGATGGCTGCTGCATCATCGACAAGATCACAAGGAACCAGTGCCAACTGTGTCGCTTCAGGAAATGCATTGCAGTTGGCATGGCCATGGACc TGGTGCTGGACGACTCTAAGCGGGTAGCCAAGCGGCGTCTGATtgaggagaacagggagaagaggaagaaggACGAGATTGTGAAGACCCTGCAGACGCGTCCGGAGCCCGACAGCTCGGAGTGGGAGCTGATTCACCATGTGACAGAGGCCCACCGCCACACCAACGCGCAGGGCTCCCACTGGAAACAGAAACGCAAGTTCCTG CCTGAGGACATAGGTCAGTCCCCCGTGGCTCCCACCCCGGATGGAGACAAGGTAGACCTGGAGGCCTTCAGCGAGTTCACCAAGATCATCACCCCTGCCATCACACGCGTCGTCGACTTTGCCAAAAAACTGCCCATGTTCTCAGAG ctgcCTTGTGAGGACCAGATCATCCTATTGAAAGGCTGCTGTATGGAGATCATGTCGCTGCGTGCCGCCGTGCGCTACGACCCAGAGAGCGAGACGCTGACCCTGAGCGGCGAGATGGCGGTGAAGAGGGAGCAGCTGAAGAATGGCGGGCTGGGCGTGGTGTCGGACGCCATCTTTGATTTGGGCAAGAGTCTGGCACAGTTTAACCTGGACGACTCGGAGGTGGCCCTGCTGCAGGCTGTGCTCCTCATGAGCTCAG ATCGCTCGGGCCTGACGTCAGTAGATAAGATCGAGAAGTGCCAGGAGACGTACCTGCTTGCCTTCGAGCACTACATCAACCACCGCAAGCACAACATTCCCCACTTCTGGCCCAAGCTGCTGATGAAGGTGACAGACCTGAGGATGATCGGGGCGTGCCACGCCAGCCGCTTCCTCCACATGAAGGTGGAATGTCCCAACGAACTCTTCCCTCCGCTCTTCCTGGAGGTCTTCGAGGACCAGGAAGTATGA
- the LOC139581451 gene encoding thyroid hormone receptor alpha isoform X1 → MEPISNVEDPNSSEGDEKRWPDGPKRKRKNSTCSVKSMSALSLSVQGYIPSYLEKDEPCVVCGDKATGYHYRCITCEGCKGFFRRTIQKNLHPAYSCKYDGCCIIDKITRNQCQLCRFRKCIAVGMAMDLVLDDSKRVAKRRLIEENREKRKKDEIVKTLQTRPEPDSSEWELIHHVTEAHRHTNAQGSHWKQKRKFLPEDIGQSPVAPTPDGDKVDLEAFSEFTKIITPAITRVVDFAKKLPMFSELPCEDQIILLKGCCMEIMSLRAAVRYDPESETLTLSGEMAVKREQLKNGGLGVVSDAIFDLGKSLAQFNLDDSEVALLQAVLLMSSDRSGLTSVDKIEKCQETYLLAFEHYINHRKHNIPHFWPKLLMKVTDLRMIGACHASRFLHMKVECPNELFPPLFLEVFEDQEV, encoded by the exons cACTGAGCCTCTCTGTCCAAGGATACATCCCCAGCTACTTGGAGAAGGATGAGCCGTGTGTGGTATGTGGAGACAAGGCCACCGGCTACCATTACCGCTGCATCACCTGCGAGGGCTGCAAG GGTTTCTTCAGGCGCACTATCCAGAAGAACCTTCACCCGGCTTACTCCTGTAAGTACGATGGCTGCTGCATCATCGACAAGATCACAAGGAACCAGTGCCAACTGTGTCGCTTCAGGAAATGCATTGCAGTTGGCATGGCCATGGACc TGGTGCTGGACGACTCTAAGCGGGTAGCCAAGCGGCGTCTGATtgaggagaacagggagaagaggaagaaggACGAGATTGTGAAGACCCTGCAGACGCGTCCGGAGCCCGACAGCTCGGAGTGGGAGCTGATTCACCATGTGACAGAGGCCCACCGCCACACCAACGCGCAGGGCTCCCACTGGAAACAGAAACGCAAGTTCCTG CCTGAGGACATAGGTCAGTCCCCCGTGGCTCCCACCCCGGATGGAGACAAGGTAGACCTGGAGGCCTTCAGCGAGTTCACCAAGATCATCACCCCTGCCATCACACGCGTCGTCGACTTTGCCAAAAAACTGCCCATGTTCTCAGAG ctgcCTTGTGAGGACCAGATCATCCTATTGAAAGGCTGCTGTATGGAGATCATGTCGCTGCGTGCCGCCGTGCGCTACGACCCAGAGAGCGAGACGCTGACCCTGAGCGGCGAGATGGCGGTGAAGAGGGAGCAGCTGAAGAATGGCGGGCTGGGCGTGGTGTCGGACGCCATCTTTGATTTGGGCAAGAGTCTGGCACAGTTTAACCTGGACGACTCGGAGGTGGCCCTGCTGCAGGCTGTGCTCCTCATGAGCTCAG ATCGCTCGGGCCTGACGTCAGTAGATAAGATCGAGAAGTGCCAGGAGACGTACCTGCTTGCCTTCGAGCACTACATCAACCACCGCAAGCACAACATTCCCCACTTCTGGCCCAAGCTGCTGATGAAGGTGACAGACCTGAGGATGATCGGGGCGTGCCACGCCAGCCGCTTCCTCCACATGAAGGTGGAATGTCCCAACGAACTCTTCCCTCCGCTCTTCCTGGAGGTCTTCGAGGACCAGGAAGTATGA